The DNA segment GAGGTTTTTAGGGCAGCTTATCTTGATAATCCTTCTACTGTGAACCCTGATAAAACCTTGCCTAAAACATCTGTTAAAGTGAAAGAGGGAGAGCTTATTCTCCCTGAGTTTTATGATACTGTTAAAAGTCTTCACCAGGTTGTTGATGTTGATTATTTTTTACCTAGTTGCCCTCCGCCTACTAAGCTCATAGTTGATGCTTTGGATGCTATTGTTAAAAACAAGTTGCCTGAGAAAGGCTCTGTTTTAGCGCCGTTGAAATCTGTTTGTGATGAGTGCAGGTTTGAGAAATCTGAAAAAATTATTAGAGGAATTAAACGTGTTTATGAGGTTGATAAAGTAGAAGAGAAATGTTTGCTTGAGCAGGGCATTATTTGTCTTGGTCCTTGTACTCGTGGTGGGTGTGATGCTCGTTGCCTTGATGCTAATATGCCTTGTACTGGTTGTGGTGGTCCTACGCCTAATTCTATTGATCAGGGTGCTAAGATGATATCTTCTCTCGCCTCTATTCTTGGTTTGGAGGGTGAGGAGAAAATGAGTGATGAAGAGGTTGATAGGTTAATTGAGCAGGTTAGAGATGTTGTTGGGACTTTTTATAAGTATACTCTCCCGGTTTCTCTTATTAACAGGAGGGTGATTAAGTGAAGGCTGTTACTATTGATCCTATAACGCGTCTTGAGGGTCATGGTAAGATCAGTGTATTCCTTGATTCTGATGGTAATGTTGATAATGCTTATCTTCAGATCCCTGAGCTTCGTGGTTTCGAGCGTTTTTGTCAGGGTCGTAGAGCAGAAGATATGCCGCAGATTACCTCTCGTATTTGTGGAGTATGCCCTGTTGCTCATCATTTTGCTTCTACTAAGGCGCTTGATGCTTGTTTTCATGTTGAGCCGCCTTCTGCTGCAAAAAAACTTCGTGAATTAATGTACATGGGGTATGTTATTTATGATCATATACTTCATTTCTATTTCCTTGGTGGACCTGATTTTGTTGTTGGTCCTGATGCTCCTGCTAGTCAGCATAATATTCTTGGTGTGATTGATAAGGCTGGTTTGGATGTTGGTAGAGAGGTTATAAAACACAGAGCATATGGTCAGAGGATTACTGCTATACTTGGTGGTAAGGCTACTCATCCTGTGTGTGGGCTGCCAGGTGGTGTATCAAAGGGTTTAGCTAAGGAGGAGGTACAAGAGATCAAGGATATGGTTAGATCTTGTGTTGATTTCGCTAAATTCTCGCTTAAGCTATTTGATGATGTTGTGCTTAAAAACAGGGATTATGTTGATATGATCAAGAGCGATCCATATAACCTTGAGACCTATAACATGGGTTTGGTTGATGCCCATAACAAGGTGAATTTCTATGATGGTATTGTGCGTGTCACTGACCAAAACGCGGAGGAAACCCTAAGATTTTCTGGTAAAGATTATACTGATTATATTTCTGAGCATGTTGAACCATGGAGCTATATGAAGTTTCCTTATCTGAAAAAAATTGGCTGGCGTGGTCTCAAAGATGGTAAAACAAGCGGGGTGTATCGTGTAGGTCCGCTTGGTCGTCTTAATGCTGCTGATGGTATGGCTACATCTCTTGCTGATAAAGAGTATAAACGTTTTTATGAAACACTTGGTGGTAAACCAGTTAATTCAACACTTGCTTACCATTGGGCTAGGCTTATAGAGTTGCTTTATGCTGCAGAGCGTGCTACAGAACTGATAAATGATCCTGATATAACCTCAAAACATATACGTAACCCTGTTGGTGAACCAGGTGAGGGTGTTGGTGTTGTTGAGGCAGCCCGTGGGACATTGATTCATCATTATGAGGTTGATAAAAACGGTTTAATAGAAAAAGCAAACCTGATAGTTGCTACAACAAACAACGCAGGTGCCATCACTATGTCTGTTAGAGACGCAGCAAGAGGTATGATAAAAAAAGGTGTGGTAAACAACGGTATACTAAACAGGATTGAGATGGCTTTCCGCGCCTATGACCCATGTTTTGCCTGCGCAACACATACGTTGCCTGGTGGTATGCCACTGGAGTTAAACATTTATGATAAAAACAAAAAGATTTACAAAACAATAAAAAACTTTTAGAGTGAAAAATTATGAGGACGATAATACTTGGAATCGGAAACCCTCTACTGGGTGATGATGGGGTGGGGATAAGGGTTGCTAAAGAACTTAGGAAACACGTGAAAGACCCAGATGTTGAGGTAGATGAGACAACAACAGGTGGTATAAACCTGCTTGATCAGATCATCGGTTTTGACAAGGCTATACTTGTTGACACAATTAAAGATAAGAGTATGCGAAACGGTGAAATCAAACGTTTAACGCTAGGTGATCTTTCATCATATCATTCATTTAACCCACATGATGTAGGTCTTCCCGAGGCTTGTAAACTAGCTAAAAGACTTGGTGAGACAAGAATCCCACATGATATAACAATATTTGGTATAGCAGTTAATAAGATGCAGTATGAGTTTTGGGAGGGGCTCAGCGAAGAAATATCTAAGACTGTGCCAAAAACCGTGGATATGATAATGTCTGAGCTAAATCATCATAAGAATCAGGTGGAAGAAATATGAAGGATTTCGAACCAAACATAATCGGTTTTTTATGCAACTGGTGCTCATATGCTGGTGCGGATCTTGCTGGAACTAGTAAAATAAGGTATCCACCAAATATTAAATCAATTCGTGTTATGTGTTCCGGCCGTGTTGATCCTGTTTTTGTACTTGAAGCACTTAAAAAAGGAGCAGACGGTGTGCTTATTGCTGGTTGTCACCCTGGTGACTGTCATTATCAGTCTGGTAATTACAAAACAAATCGAAGAGTTAAACTATTGAAAAACTTTCTGAGAGAAATGGGAATAGAGCCTGAGAGGGTTAGGTTTGAATATATTTCTGCTTCTGAGGGGCAGAAATTTGCGCAAGTAGTCACAGATTTTGTTAATGAGATCAAAAAGATTGGGCCTAATCCTTTAAAGAGTCAGGAGTAGTTTTTTATCTCTGATTTTGCACGTATTAATCTAGCTTAACTTTAGTTTAATTAAAAGTTTAAGACTTGAATAAATAACTGATAATCAATTAGTTACAAAGAAAT comes from the Candidatus Thermoplasmatota archaeon genome and includes:
- a CDS encoding oxidoreductase; protein product: MNKKHKKEKDTSDKKLKIAFYWAASCGGCEIAVLDINEKILEVVSNADILFWPVAIDSKYKDVEAMPDNFIDVCFFNGAIRTSENEHMAKLFRKKSKVLISFGACAVHGGIPGLANLANREEVFRAAYLDNPSTVNPDKTLPKTSVKVKEGELILPEFYDTVKSLHQVVDVDYFLPSCPPPTKLIVDALDAIVKNKLPEKGSVLAPLKSVCDECRFEKSEKIIRGIKRVYEVDKVEEKCLLEQGIICLGPCTRGGCDARCLDANMPCTGCGGPTPNSIDQGAKMISSLASILGLEGEEKMSDEEVDRLIEQVRDVVGTFYKYTLPVSLINRRVIK
- a CDS encoding Ni/Fe hydrogenase subunit alpha; this translates as MKAVTIDPITRLEGHGKISVFLDSDGNVDNAYLQIPELRGFERFCQGRRAEDMPQITSRICGVCPVAHHFASTKALDACFHVEPPSAAKKLRELMYMGYVIYDHILHFYFLGGPDFVVGPDAPASQHNILGVIDKAGLDVGREVIKHRAYGQRITAILGGKATHPVCGLPGGVSKGLAKEEVQEIKDMVRSCVDFAKFSLKLFDDVVLKNRDYVDMIKSDPYNLETYNMGLVDAHNKVNFYDGIVRVTDQNAEETLRFSGKDYTDYISEHVEPWSYMKFPYLKKIGWRGLKDGKTSGVYRVGPLGRLNAADGMATSLADKEYKRFYETLGGKPVNSTLAYHWARLIELLYAAERATELINDPDITSKHIRNPVGEPGEGVGVVEAARGTLIHHYEVDKNGLIEKANLIVATTNNAGAITMSVRDAARGMIKKGVVNNGILNRIEMAFRAYDPCFACATHTLPGGMPLELNIYDKNKKIYKTIKNF
- a CDS encoding hydrogenase maturation protease, whose translation is MRTIILGIGNPLLGDDGVGIRVAKELRKHVKDPDVEVDETTTGGINLLDQIIGFDKAILVDTIKDKSMRNGEIKRLTLGDLSSYHSFNPHDVGLPEACKLAKRLGETRIPHDITIFGIAVNKMQYEFWEGLSEEISKTVPKTVDMIMSELNHHKNQVEEI
- a CDS encoding hydrogenase iron-sulfur subunit, with translation MKDFEPNIIGFLCNWCSYAGADLAGTSKIRYPPNIKSIRVMCSGRVDPVFVLEALKKGADGVLIAGCHPGDCHYQSGNYKTNRRVKLLKNFLREMGIEPERVRFEYISASEGQKFAQVVTDFVNEIKKIGPNPLKSQE